From the genome of Alphaproteobacteria bacterium, one region includes:
- a CDS encoding multidrug effflux MFS transporter, giving the protein MTTGTPAAPIALLVTLMVVSQVAITIFLPSLPAMADDLGTSQALAQMTVSAYLGTFALAQLIIGPLSDETGRRRPLLAGLVLLTLGGLACALAPNITILIVARMVQAVGGCTCLVIARAIVRDTSDGPAATRAMAYLGMSLAIAPMLAPLVGGQLEIRFGWQSSFLLTALLGAGALVATLLTLEETLPPAARRQTRPGRLANTYLRLSRMKRYMGYSLSIGAMGATFQAFIAGTPVAFIVVMGVSPEAFGFFILTGPGGYIIGNFISSRLAQKVSRERMIWTGATLAVAGTGAMVSLALVGHDTPYTLLLPVMVYALGSGFLAPNCLAGALTAVEPAVAGSAAALGGFIQIGAGFLSTLVVASLIQTSFLQLGTLMFGCAVLSWLFFVILVRPSGK; this is encoded by the coding sequence GAGCCAGGTGGCGATTACCATCTTCCTGCCCTCGCTGCCGGCCATGGCAGACGACCTCGGCACCAGCCAGGCGCTCGCCCAGATGACCGTTTCGGCCTATCTCGGCACCTTCGCGCTCGCGCAACTGATCATCGGTCCCCTGTCCGACGAAACAGGCCGGCGGCGACCTCTCCTGGCGGGACTTGTCCTGCTCACGCTCGGCGGCCTCGCCTGCGCGCTGGCGCCGAACATCACCATCCTGATCGTGGCACGCATGGTGCAAGCCGTGGGCGGCTGCACCTGCCTCGTCATCGCCCGCGCGATCGTGCGCGATACGTCGGACGGTCCCGCGGCAACACGTGCCATGGCCTATCTGGGCATGTCGCTCGCGATTGCCCCGATGCTCGCGCCGCTGGTCGGCGGGCAGCTCGAAATCCGCTTCGGCTGGCAATCCAGTTTCCTCCTGACCGCGCTGCTCGGTGCGGGGGCACTTGTCGCGACCCTTCTCACCCTGGAAGAAACATTGCCGCCGGCCGCGCGACGGCAAACGCGCCCCGGCAGGCTGGCCAACACATATCTGCGGCTTTCCCGGATGAAACGCTACATGGGATACAGCCTGAGCATCGGCGCGATGGGTGCGACCTTCCAGGCCTTCATCGCCGGTACACCGGTCGCCTTTATCGTGGTGATGGGTGTTTCGCCCGAGGCGTTCGGGTTTTTCATCCTCACCGGGCCCGGCGGCTACATCATCGGCAATTTCATCTCCAGCCGGCTGGCCCAGAAAGTTTCGCGGGAACGCATGATCTGGACAGGCGCCACGCTGGCGGTCGCGGGCACCGGCGCGATGGTCAGCCTGGCCCTTGTCGGCCACGACACGCCCTACACGCTTCTGCTGCCGGTGATGGTCTATGCCCTGGGTTCGGGGTTCCTGGCGCCCAACTGCCTCGCCGGGGCGCTCACCGCCGTTGAACCGGCGGTGGCAGGGTCCGCGGCGGCGCTCGGCGGATTCATCCAGATCGGGGCCGGATTCCTCAGCACCCTCGTCGTCGCCTCACTGATTCAGACATCCTTTCTGCAGCTCGGTACGCTGATGTTCGGCTGCGCTGTCCTTTCCTGGCTGTTCTTCGTGATACTGGTGCGCCCGTCCGGAAAATGA
- a CDS encoding DsbA family oxidoreductase, with protein MSDPVTLEVFADYVUPWCYLSTVRVEKLKQAYDVDIQTVHFPLHPDTPLDGQSLEQLFAGRDVDLDAMYEGMKARMDEEGLPYGKRTHTYNSRLAQELGKWADTQPGGDAIHMKLYEAYFVDAKNIGDVDLLVEIAEGVGLDGAAAREVLEKRTFEAAIDADWEKSRQYGVTGVPTYVADAKGVVGAQPYEVLEQLMDAAGAKKKGG; from the coding sequence ATGTCCGATCCCGTCACCCTCGAGGTCTTTGCCGACTACGTTTGACCCTGGTGTTACCTCAGCACCGTGCGTGTTGAAAAACTGAAACAGGCCTACGACGTCGATATCCAGACCGTGCACTTCCCGCTGCACCCCGACACGCCGCTCGACGGCCAGTCGCTCGAACAGCTGTTCGCGGGCCGCGATGTCGATCTCGATGCCATGTATGAAGGCATGAAAGCGCGGATGGACGAGGAAGGCCTGCCCTACGGCAAGCGCACCCACACCTACAACAGCCGTCTGGCCCAGGAACTCGGCAAATGGGCCGACACCCAGCCCGGCGGCGATGCCATCCACATGAAGCTCTACGAGGCCTATTTCGTGGACGCCAAGAACATCGGCGACGTCGATCTGCTGGTGGAGATCGCCGAGGGGGTAGGCTTGGACGGGGCCGCCGCGCGCGAGGTGCTAGAGAAACGCACCTTCGAGGCGGCGATCGACGCCGACTGGGAGAAGTCCCGCCAGTATGGTGTGACCGGCGTGCCGACCTATGTGGCCGACGCCAAGGGCGTCGTCGGGGCCCAGCCCTATGAGGTGCTGGAACAGCTGATGGATGCCGCGGGGGCCAAGAAGAAAGGCGGCTGA
- the maiA gene encoding maleylacetoacetate isomerase, with amino-acid sequence MKLFSYWRSLAAFRVRIALNLKGQPFEVVSTDLLKGEQFDPDYLKINPQGVVPALVTDDGITLTQSMAILEYLDETYPEPALLPKDPMARARVRSLCMILVADIHPLVVPRIRKYITQDWGHSEEELGAWISNWTTKGLAAIETHLAEGGTSGTYCEGDQVTMADLCLVPQVGAATLFKIPLDAYPNCVRIFKTCLENPAFFDARPQVQPDFPEEMK; translated from the coding sequence ATGAAACTGTTCAGCTACTGGCGCTCGCTTGCCGCCTTCCGCGTCCGCATCGCGCTCAACCTCAAGGGCCAGCCCTTCGAGGTCGTCTCGACCGATTTGCTCAAGGGCGAGCAGTTCGATCCGGACTATCTCAAGATCAACCCGCAGGGGGTGGTTCCGGCGCTGGTGACCGATGACGGGATCACGCTGACCCAGTCCATGGCGATCCTCGAGTATCTCGACGAGACCTACCCCGAGCCGGCCCTGTTGCCGAAGGACCCGATGGCGCGGGCGCGGGTGCGGTCGCTCTGCATGATCCTGGTGGCGGATATTCATCCGCTGGTGGTGCCGCGTATCCGCAAATACATCACTCAGGATTGGGGCCATAGCGAGGAAGAGCTCGGCGCGTGGATCAGCAACTGGACGACAAAGGGCCTCGCGGCCATCGAGACACATCTCGCGGAAGGCGGCACGTCAGGCACCTATTGCGAGGGCGATCAGGTGACCATGGCCGATCTCTGCCTGGTGCCCCAGGTGGGTGCGGCGACGTTGTTCAAGATCCCGCTCGACGCCTATCCGAACTGCGTACGAATCTTCAAGACATGCCTGGAGAACCCGGCCTTCTTCGACGCGCGGCCCCAGGTCCAGCCGGACTTTCCCGAGGAGATGAAGTAG
- a CDS encoding ABC transporter permease subunit has product MAGLIGTVLPAFGYLPALGRATFSLEPWQALFASPGVSESIRLSFVTGMAVTVVSFTVVILFVAGWHGTKSFARVQKLLSPLLSVPHVTVAFGLAFLLAPSGWIFRLTSPWLTGYDRPPDLIIVQDPDGLALIAGLVVKEIPFLFLMTLAAIGQVDAARVRTLARTLGYGTTAAWLKAVFPLVYRQIRLPVFAVLAYAASVVDVSVVLAPSTPPPLAVQLVRWFNDPDLALRFVASAGALVQLGLVVAAIFIWWVGERVVACLGRVWVRAGSRGRQDFALRIASGTALTASFLAAFLGLASMALWSIAGRWRFPDPLPSQLSLNAWTANADRLATATVNTATIGVAAALVGLALTVGCLENEARFGKRATNKALFLLYVPLLVPQIAFLFGTQILLVMSDLDGAWVAVAWAHLVFVLPYVFLSLADPYRAWDERYARAALCLGASPLRVFCRVKLPMLLRPILVATAVGFTVSIGQYLPTLFAGAGRLDTLTTEAVSLASGADRRAIGAYALLQMLLPFIAFGVAAAAPAWLFRDRRGLRVTA; this is encoded by the coding sequence TTGGCCGGACTGATTGGAACGGTTCTGCCTGCCTTCGGGTACCTCCCGGCATTGGGCCGCGCGACGTTCAGCCTCGAGCCCTGGCAGGCGCTGTTTGCATCTCCGGGCGTTTCGGAATCGATCCGGCTGTCCTTCGTGACCGGGATGGCGGTGACGGTCGTCTCGTTCACCGTGGTGATCCTGTTCGTCGCCGGCTGGCACGGCACAAAGTCGTTCGCACGGGTCCAGAAGCTGCTGTCGCCGCTTTTGTCCGTGCCCCATGTGACGGTGGCGTTCGGGCTGGCGTTTCTGCTGGCCCCATCGGGCTGGATCTTCCGCCTGACGTCGCCCTGGCTGACAGGCTATGACCGCCCGCCGGATTTGATCATTGTGCAGGACCCGGACGGGCTGGCGCTGATCGCCGGGCTTGTCGTGAAGGAAATTCCGTTCCTGTTTCTGATGACCCTGGCCGCCATCGGGCAGGTGGATGCGGCCCGGGTCCGGACCCTGGCGCGCACCCTGGGTTACGGGACCACCGCGGCCTGGCTGAAAGCGGTGTTCCCGCTGGTCTACAGGCAGATCCGCCTGCCGGTGTTCGCCGTGCTCGCCTATGCGGCATCCGTGGTGGATGTCTCGGTGGTGCTGGCGCCCTCCACCCCGCCGCCGCTGGCCGTGCAGCTCGTGCGCTGGTTCAACGATCCGGATCTGGCCTTGCGCTTCGTGGCGTCGGCGGGCGCGCTGGTGCAGCTGGGCCTCGTCGTCGCGGCGATATTTATCTGGTGGGTGGGCGAACGCGTCGTGGCGTGTCTGGGCCGTGTCTGGGTCCGCGCCGGCAGCCGCGGGCGGCAGGATTTCGCGTTGCGTATTGCTTCGGGCACGGCGCTGACGGCGAGTTTTCTGGCGGCGTTCTTAGGGCTGGCGAGCATGGCGCTCTGGTCGATTGCGGGGCGCTGGCGGTTCCCCGATCCGCTGCCGTCGCAACTCTCGCTCAACGCCTGGACAGCCAATGCCGACCGGCTGGCGACCGCGACCGTGAATACCGCGACCATCGGGGTCGCAGCGGCGCTCGTCGGGCTGGCGCTGACGGTGGGTTGCCTGGAGAACGAGGCTCGATTCGGCAAACGGGCGACCAACAAGGCGCTGTTCTTGCTCTATGTACCGCTGCTCGTGCCCCAGATTGCCTTCCTGTTCGGCACCCAGATCCTGCTGGTGATGAGCGACCTCGACGGGGCCTGGGTCGCGGTGGCCTGGGCCCATCTGGTTTTTGTGCTGCCCTATGTCTTCCTTTCCCTGGCCGATCCCTACCGGGCCTGGGACGAGCGCTATGCGCGGGCCGCATTGTGCCTTGGCGCGTCGCCCTTGCGGGTCTTCTGCCGGGTCAAGCTGCCCATGCTGCTGCGGCCGATACTGGTCGCCACCGCCGTGGGGTTCACCGTTTCGATCGGCCAGTATCTGCCGACATTGTTTGCCGGTGCGGGCCGTCTCGACACGCTGACCACCGAGGCAGTATCGCTGGCGTCGGGTGCGGACAGACGCGCCATCGGCGCTTACGCGCTGTTGCAGATGCTGCTCCCATTCATCGCGTTCGGTGTGGCCGCCGCCGCACCGGCCTGGTTGTTCCGGGACCGGCGGGGGTTGCGGGTGACGGCATAG
- a CDS encoding class I SAM-dependent methyltransferase: MPGNFIFKTLVRKLPPIRRLIDERDSLRAALGVDNVYGTEAFVQAAILAGDHRRIVGGGWEHVGAAQLECLRSHGLLPDHHLLDIGCGTLRGGLHLIPYLEPGNYWGVDTSRHLLDAGWERELVPAGLDVRRPRSQLVQIEDFDLARIDQQFDYAMAFSVFTHINLNMVRRCLSRLAPRMQPGGKFLATYFEAPADPEIPFSDPHCERVTYSHHDPFHYSFEDMEYVVRHLPWRVRDVGPWLQDAEQQMLIFERTPSAEMG, encoded by the coding sequence GTGCCAGGGAATTTCATCTTCAAGACTTTGGTCAGGAAACTGCCGCCGATCCGGCGTTTGATCGATGAACGGGATTCACTGCGCGCCGCGCTGGGCGTCGATAACGTCTATGGCACCGAGGCGTTTGTCCAAGCCGCGATCCTAGCCGGCGATCATCGCCGGATTGTCGGTGGCGGATGGGAGCATGTCGGCGCTGCGCAGCTTGAATGTTTGCGGAGCCACGGGCTGTTGCCGGATCACCACCTCCTCGATATCGGTTGCGGCACGCTGCGTGGCGGATTGCATCTCATCCCGTATCTCGAACCCGGGAACTATTGGGGTGTCGATACAAGCCGGCATTTGCTGGATGCGGGCTGGGAGCGCGAACTGGTGCCTGCCGGCCTCGATGTACGCCGGCCGCGGTCCCAGCTTGTTCAGATTGAGGACTTTGATCTCGCACGGATAGACCAGCAGTTCGACTACGCGATGGCCTTCTCCGTGTTCACCCATATCAATCTGAATATGGTGCGCCGTTGCCTGTCCCGGCTTGCACCGCGCATGCAGCCCGGTGGCAAGTTCCTGGCGACATATTTCGAAGCGCCCGCCGACCCGGAAATCCCATTCTCCGATCCGCATTGCGAACGGGTTACCTACTCCCATCATGATCCGTTTCACTACAGTTTCGAGGATATGGAGTATGTCGTTCGTCACCTGCCCTGGCGGGTGCGGGATGTCGGTCCCTGGCTGCAGGATGCAGAGCAGCAGATGCTGATTTTCGAGCGGACGCCGTCCGCAGAGATGGGTTGA
- a CDS encoding ABC transporter substrate-binding protein, with translation MRTLIAALAVLLSISTGAMAQSWDNVVDKARGQLVFWNAWGGDERINAYIAWAGDQVQARYGVTVQHVKLADTADAVARVVAEKAAGRSDGGSVDLIWINGENFAAMKRNNLLFGPWTADAPNYRYVDTENKKTTTVDFTVPVDHLEAPWGMAQFVFMHDTERVETPPGSVQGLLEWAKANPGRFTYPQPPNFLGTTFLKQALIELVVSPAVLQASAADFQEHTAPLWAYLDALHPLMWRRGEVYPQNGPALLRLLDDGEVSIALSFEPAEASGLIAQGKLPDTIRTFVLDNGTIGNTNFVAIPFNANAKEGAMVLANFLMSPEAQAHKQNPEVWGSFTVLDVGRLPEDSRVTFQELKLGVATLSPGELGITQLEPHPSWVAALEAEWAKRYASGR, from the coding sequence ATGCGAACCCTGATTGCCGCGCTTGCGGTGCTCCTATCGATATCCACGGGGGCGATGGCCCAGAGCTGGGACAATGTCGTCGACAAGGCGCGCGGGCAGCTTGTGTTCTGGAACGCCTGGGGCGGCGATGAGCGCATCAATGCCTACATCGCCTGGGCGGGCGACCAGGTGCAGGCGCGCTACGGGGTGACCGTGCAGCATGTAAAGTTGGCGGATACGGCAGATGCGGTGGCCCGTGTTGTGGCGGAGAAGGCGGCAGGCCGCAGTGACGGCGGGTCGGTCGATCTTATCTGGATCAACGGCGAGAATTTTGCGGCGATGAAGCGGAACAATCTGCTGTTCGGCCCGTGGACGGCCGACGCGCCGAATTACCGCTATGTGGATACGGAGAACAAGAAGACCACGACGGTGGATTTCACCGTGCCTGTCGATCATCTGGAAGCCCCCTGGGGCATGGCCCAGTTCGTCTTCATGCATGACACCGAACGTGTGGAGACCCCGCCGGGATCGGTTCAGGGGCTTCTGGAATGGGCCAAAGCCAACCCCGGCCGGTTTACCTATCCCCAGCCGCCGAATTTCCTCGGCACCACGTTCCTCAAGCAGGCGTTGATCGAACTCGTCGTCAGTCCGGCGGTGCTCCAGGCGTCGGCGGCGGATTTTCAGGAACACACCGCGCCGCTGTGGGCCTATCTCGATGCGCTGCATCCGCTGATGTGGCGGCGCGGCGAGGTGTATCCGCAGAACGGTCCGGCGCTCCTGCGCCTCCTCGATGATGGTGAGGTGTCGATTGCCCTGTCGTTCGAACCCGCCGAGGCGTCGGGCCTGATCGCCCAGGGCAAGTTGCCCGACACGATCCGCACCTTCGTGCTCGACAACGGCACCATCGGCAATACCAACTTCGTCGCCATCCCCTTCAACGCGAATGCAAAGGAAGGCGCGATGGTGCTGGCGAACTTCCTGATGTCGCCGGAAGCCCAGGCCCACAAACAGAATCCGGAAGTCTGGGGCAGCTTCACGGTGCTCGATGTTGGGCGCCTGCCCGAGGATTCCAGGGTGACGTTCCAGGAACTTAAGCTGGGTGTCGCCACCCTGTCGCCGGGAGAGCTCGGCATCACCCAGCTGGAGCCGCACCCTTCCTGGGTCGCGGCGCTCGAGGCCGAGTGGGCCAAACGCTATGCGAGTGGCCGATAG
- a CDS encoding phosphotransferase, with protein MSADTRVGAVCAALAARLGAPVADLHPLPDTGLAHDHVCIGDSGMLARVPKQSQLGLAAAENLDYQAACFVRASASGHAPHLHDKLSPDDKLTMGALIVDLVNGRPLSLPGDLAAMAECLAAIHALPLPLPEQRAPLKDPVDPMADTFMEIMTQAAYIATADLHPDAESQIREELQAAGATLARDARPPRTLIAFDAHPGNYLMTPDGRAMLVDLEKARYGAAAFDLAHATLYTSTTWDVDSHAVLDRDQVGAFHAAWLDAVPEDLAAATEPWLQPLRRMMWLWSVTWCAKWRVESRQAAEMGAASKTSTENWSAELSAEALVAHVAGRVADYLDPETITRVRADWDLSILSPAPAAATS; from the coding sequence ATGAGTGCGGACACGCGGGTGGGCGCTGTCTGCGCCGCGCTGGCCGCGCGTCTCGGCGCGCCGGTCGCGGACTTGCATCCGTTGCCCGATACGGGCCTCGCCCATGACCATGTATGTATCGGTGATTCGGGAATGCTTGCGCGGGTGCCCAAGCAGAGCCAGCTGGGCCTCGCGGCGGCGGAAAATCTCGACTATCAGGCCGCGTGTTTTGTGCGCGCGTCGGCCAGCGGGCACGCACCCCATCTGCACGACAAACTATCGCCGGATGACAAGCTGACAATGGGTGCGTTGATCGTCGATCTGGTTAACGGCCGTCCGCTGTCCCTGCCGGGTGATCTGGCGGCGATGGCGGAATGCCTGGCGGCGATCCACGCGCTGCCGTTGCCACTGCCCGAGCAACGCGCGCCACTTAAGGACCCGGTCGACCCGATGGCCGACACCTTCATGGAGATCATGACCCAGGCGGCCTATATCGCGACGGCGGATCTGCACCCCGACGCCGAATCCCAGATTCGCGAGGAGCTTCAGGCGGCGGGCGCGACCCTGGCCCGTGACGCGCGGCCACCCCGGACTCTCATTGCGTTCGATGCCCATCCGGGAAATTACCTGATGACGCCGGATGGTCGCGCAATGCTGGTGGATCTGGAAAAGGCGCGCTACGGAGCTGCGGCCTTCGACCTCGCGCACGCGACCCTCTACACATCGACCACCTGGGACGTGGACAGTCATGCGGTGCTGGACCGCGATCAGGTGGGTGCTTTTCATGCGGCCTGGCTCGACGCCGTGCCCGAAGACCTGGCCGCCGCGACCGAACCCTGGCTGCAGCCGCTACGGCGCATGATGTGGCTCTGGTCCGTGACATGGTGCGCCAAGTGGCGGGTCGAATCCCGGCAGGCCGCAGAGATGGGCGCCGCGAGCAAGACATCGACCGAAAACTGGTCCGCGGAGCTGAGCGCCGAGGCGCTCGTCGCCCATGTTGCCGGCCGGGTGGCCGACTATCTCGACCCGGAAACCATTACCCGCGTCCGCGCCGATTGGGACCTGTCGATTCTGAGCCCGGCACCCGCCGCCGCTACCAGCTGA
- a CDS encoding radical SAM/SPASM domain-containing protein yields the protein MESIYYVISWLCHRRCAHCYDTRFRPYVRDERDAVVNEAVTSHAKVVANLPDRMTYRESDGGPEKPGRVILSGGEVLLDPIREPVLYPVMDMLRAKYADAGGVRIVVQTTGDLVTEKILDELLARGLWQISITGMDDFHVGHEGEKRLPLIEQLTDMFEAAGLAPTGRRHDGTDARGTETPVFSFMGANPEEWIGPIWPRGRAWDNELSSATLDDNFCNRWSGGLNFMNHGKLGSEVSIEPNGNVYPCCLKTKAPLGNLTEEKLSDILDSLAGHPAFEALNDGAPERMGAAFGWDEETFRRNSETKTPSGETYRNLCIGCDRFHEQVLGPIIEGLRQERLHGRTAA from the coding sequence ATGGAATCGATCTACTACGTCATTTCGTGGCTATGCCACCGGCGCTGCGCGCATTGCTACGACACGCGTTTCCGGCCATATGTGCGCGACGAACGCGACGCGGTGGTCAATGAGGCGGTGACGAGCCATGCGAAGGTCGTGGCCAATTTGCCCGACCGCATGACCTATCGCGAAAGTGACGGCGGTCCGGAGAAGCCCGGGCGGGTGATCCTGTCCGGCGGTGAGGTGCTGCTCGATCCGATCCGCGAGCCGGTGCTGTATCCGGTGATGGATATGCTGCGCGCGAAATACGCCGATGCAGGCGGGGTGCGGATCGTGGTCCAGACGACCGGCGACCTGGTGACCGAAAAGATTCTCGACGAACTCCTGGCACGCGGCCTCTGGCAAATCTCGATCACCGGCATGGACGATTTCCACGTCGGCCATGAGGGCGAGAAACGCCTGCCCCTGATCGAACAGCTGACCGATATGTTCGAGGCCGCGGGACTGGCGCCGACCGGGCGCCGCCATGACGGTACTGACGCCAGGGGCACCGAGACACCGGTCTTTTCTTTCATGGGGGCCAACCCGGAAGAATGGATAGGCCCGATCTGGCCGCGCGGGCGGGCCTGGGACAATGAGCTTTCCAGCGCGACCCTCGACGACAATTTCTGCAACCGCTGGTCGGGCGGGCTCAATTTCATGAACCACGGCAAGCTGGGCTCGGAGGTTTCGATCGAGCCCAATGGCAATGTCTATCCCTGCTGTCTGAAGACCAAGGCACCGCTGGGCAACCTGACCGAGGAGAAGCTCTCCGACATCCTCGACAGCCTGGCCGGGCATCCGGCGTTCGAGGCGCTGAACGACGGCGCGCCCGAACGGATGGGCGCGGCGTTCGGTTGGGACGAGGAGACCTTCCGGCGGAACAGCGAAACCAAAACCCCGTCGGGTGAGACCTACCGCAACCTTTGCATCGGCTGCGACCGGTTCCACGAACAGGTGCTGGGGCCGATCATCGAGGGTCTGCGGCAGGAACGCCTGCACGGACGTACGGCCGCATGA
- a CDS encoding TIGR04282 family arsenosugar biosynthesis glycosyltransferase, protein MKPHLVIFARAPRRGAVKRRLAADIGDGPALAFYRQTLHDVTRRLGGDPRWRTWLAVTPDTAATRPEQWPAVPGVRLIPQGSGDLGARMARPMRELPPGPVIIVGTDIPDITAGHIADGFAALGSHDFVFGPAVDGGYWLVGSRRRPNVPKGLFRGVRWSTEHALADTLAGLPQRARVTMLGKLDDVDDGAAWAALRKRRRS, encoded by the coding sequence ATGAAGCCCCATCTCGTCATATTCGCCCGCGCCCCCCGGCGCGGCGCAGTCAAACGGCGCCTCGCCGCCGATATCGGGGACGGCCCCGCGCTCGCCTTTTATCGACAGACCCTGCATGACGTGACGCGCCGGCTCGGCGGCGATCCCCGCTGGCGCACCTGGCTGGCCGTGACACCCGATACGGCCGCGACGCGGCCCGAGCAGTGGCCGGCCGTTCCGGGCGTGCGGCTTATCCCCCAGGGCAGCGGAGATCTGGGCGCGCGCATGGCCCGGCCGATGCGGGAACTCCCGCCGGGCCCGGTGATCATCGTGGGGACGGATATTCCCGACATTACGGCGGGCCACATCGCCGACGGGTTCGCCGCACTCGGCAGCCATGATTTCGTGTTTGGTCCCGCCGTCGATGGCGGCTACTGGCTGGTCGGTTCGCGGCGGCGTCCGAACGTGCCAAAGGGATTGTTCCGCGGCGTGCGCTGGAGCACCGAGCATGCGTTGGCGGATACGCTTGCTGGTTTGCCGCAGCGCGCCCGTGTGACGATGCTGGGCAAACTCGATGATGTCGATGACGGTGCAGCCTGGGCCGCATTGCGTAAACGCCGGCGTTCATGA
- a CDS encoding TIGR04283 family arsenosugar biosynthesis glycosyltransferase, whose amino-acid sequence MPGRPTLGVVIPTLNAGAGLARTLEALTQDVFDLDVVVVDGGSDDDTVAVAEGLGARVMAAAKGRGTQLAAGVEAVRGDWLLFVHADTVLDAGWADELAGFMANHRDRAAYFRLVLNDDAPGARRVERMAAWRCRVLGLPYGDQGLAIARDLYTAFGGYPDQPLMEDVYLARRLGRSRLVGLETVAMTSAVRYRYGGYWRRPSRNLICLFLYLMGVPARMIARIYR is encoded by the coding sequence ATGCCGGGTAGACCGACGCTCGGTGTCGTCATCCCGACCCTGAACGCCGGGGCCGGGCTCGCGCGCACGCTTGAGGCGCTCACACAGGACGTCTTCGATCTTGATGTCGTTGTCGTGGACGGGGGTTCCGACGATGACACGGTCGCGGTCGCTGAAGGACTTGGCGCGCGGGTCATGGCCGCTGCGAAGGGTCGGGGCACACAACTGGCGGCAGGGGTCGAGGCCGTGCGGGGTGACTGGCTGTTGTTCGTTCATGCCGACACGGTTCTCGACGCGGGCTGGGCAGATGAACTGGCGGGTTTCATGGCCAACCATCGTGACCGAGCTGCGTATTTCCGGCTTGTGCTGAATGACGATGCGCCCGGTGCGCGCCGGGTCGAGCGCATGGCGGCGTGGCGCTGCCGGGTGCTGGGTCTGCCCTACGGGGACCAGGGACTGGCGATCGCACGCGATCTATACACGGCGTTCGGGGGCTACCCGGACCAGCCCCTGATGGAGGATGTGTACCTCGCGCGGCGGCTGGGCCGAAGCAGATTGGTGGGGCTTGAAACCGTCGCTATGACGTCTGCCGTGCGGTATCGCTATGGCGGTTACTGGCGGCGCCCGTCGCGAAATTTAATCTGCCTGTTTCTGTATCTCATGGGTGTACCGGCACGGATGATTGCAAGGATCTACCGATGA
- a CDS encoding MFS transporter: MTANRWVVLGALFVARSALGFHFVSVASVSPLLVADLGIDFTRIGTLIGFFSLLGVVTALPAGFLGQRIGERRGCLFGLGLMGLGGFVMWLGDDFAVISVGRIIAGTGGVVITVLMVKIVGDLFEGKEVVTAMAILMNSWPVGIAAGLYTQGAMAEAWGWQAVFLTAGIGSFVGMLLVAMLYRPGARIAPAPMQRLAITKVEAAKVSLAGIIWVFYNAGYLMVLSFGPAMLVMRGLDVTAAGLLIANATFVYMFSIPLGGWLSERIARPNLVMVTCFAMSAVVILLIPFVEAPLFLFVLAAIFIGIPTGNVMALTVETVRAEHRNTGTGLYHTWNHAGLFVGPALAGWIVDQTGNPASAMFFGSAMVFLAIFVLGMLRFMQRREAHAG, from the coding sequence ATGACCGCCAACAGATGGGTCGTCCTCGGCGCATTGTTCGTGGCGCGTTCCGCACTCGGCTTTCACTTCGTGTCCGTGGCGTCGGTCTCACCGCTGCTGGTCGCGGACCTGGGCATCGACTTCACCAGGATCGGCACGTTGATCGGGTTCTTCAGCCTGCTCGGCGTTGTCACGGCGCTCCCGGCAGGTTTTCTGGGTCAGCGCATCGGCGAACGCCGGGGTTGTCTGTTCGGCCTCGGGTTGATGGGATTGGGCGGCTTCGTGATGTGGCTCGGCGATGACTTTGCCGTCATCAGTGTCGGTCGGATCATCGCCGGCACGGGCGGCGTGGTGATCACCGTTCTGATGGTCAAGATCGTGGGTGATCTGTTCGAGGGCAAGGAAGTCGTCACCGCCATGGCGATTCTGATGAACAGCTGGCCCGTCGGCATTGCTGCCGGCCTTTACACACAAGGCGCCATGGCCGAGGCCTGGGGCTGGCAGGCGGTGTTCCTGACGGCGGGTATCGGTTCCTTTGTCGGCATGCTGTTGGTCGCCATGCTGTATCGACCGGGCGCGCGAATTGCCCCGGCACCGATGCAACGTCTCGCCATCACGAAGGTGGAGGCGGCGAAGGTCTCCCTCGCCGGGATCATCTGGGTCTTCTACAACGCCGGCTATCTGATGGTGCTGTCCTTCGGGCCGGCCATGCTGGTGATGCGCGGCCTCGATGTCACGGCAGCCGGCTTGCTGATCGCCAACGCCACTTTCGTTTACATGTTCTCGATCCCGCTGGGGGGCTGGCTGTCGGAAAGAATCGCCCGCCCGAACCTGGTTATGGTGACGTGTTTTGCCATGAGCGCGGTGGTGATCCTCCTGATACCCTTTGTCGAAGCACCGCTGTTCCTGTTCGTTCTTGCCGCGATCTTCATCGGCATCCCGACGGGCAATGTGATGGCGCTGACCGTCGAGACGGTGCGGGCCGAACATCGCAACACCGGGACGGGCCTCTATCACACCTGGAACCATGCGGGCCTGTTCGTCGGTCCGGCTCTTGCAGGCTGGATCGTCGATCAAACCGGCAACCCGGCGTCCGCCATGTTCTTCGGCAGCGCGATGGTATTCCTCGCCATATTCGTCCTCGGGATGTTGCGATTCATGCAGCGACGAGAGGCCCATGCCGGGTAG